ATACAATTGTTCCATTAAGTTAGAGTAATCGTTATTAGAACGAAGTATTTTGCAAACTTCTACTAGCCATTCTTTCTGCCTGTCATCTAATGTGTTGTAAAACTCTATATTTCTCTCTTGATTTACTGTAATTAATTTTTTAGATTGAAAGTTTCTAATCCAATACTCCACCCGATTACTTATTGCAATCATTTCAGGTAATGCATAACTTCTATCTGTTTTTTCTAATATACCTTGTAAAATAGATGAATCAAAATGTAATAATGGTAACGTTCCTGCTACTTGATTAAACTTTGGATACTCTTTAAATCGGCTATCAAGTCTAGAAAGTTTAATTGCATCAAATAAATCTTCATTTTTGAGTGTTTTATTTTCATAACTGTCCTTCAATCTCTCATACTCTGTATAATTGCGAATCACATCTTCATCAAGTCCAATATGAAAAGCTGCATCAGGCTTATATTTTGCAAACATAAAAAGAATTACTTCTGGTACATACACTTTTAATAAGTCGCTAGGTATAATACTATTCCCTGAAGAACTAGACATTTTTTCATGATTACCTTTAATACCAATGAAATCATAAGCAATGTAATGAGGCGCTTCACGATTAAATATTTCCCTTGCAATTTCTTTTGATACATTGTAACTACCTGTTTCCGATGAATGATCTCTTCCGCCCGGTTCGAAAATAACATCCTCTATCATCCATCTCATCGGCCAATCGATTTTCCAATTCAGTTTCATTTTATTTGTATTTAATACTGATAATTCATTTTGATTTCTACATACACATTTATACTGAACTGTTTTTAATACTTCATCAAAATGTGTAATAGTTGTTGCATCTTTCCCGCAGCTCTCACAATATAACGTAACGGGATAAAAGTTTTCTCTATCTTCTTCTCGATGTATTCCTGTTTTAAAGCCCATTAAAATATCATATATTTCTTTTCTTTTATACAAAGACTCTATTATGTTTTCATTATACCTTCCGCTTCTATATTCAGCATGTTGATAAATAAATTCTACTTCAATTCCAAATGCTTGAAGCGATTTTTCAAACTCTTTTTCAAAATGCTCTGCGTACGAATTATGACACCCATACGGATCAGGAATATCACAGTATGGCATACCAATATATTTTGCAAAAGAAGGATCAATATTTTTGGGAACTTTTCTAAACCTGTCATAATCATCCCATGAAAATATAAAACGAGTCTTTTTCCCTAAATCTTGAAGCGCCCTTACAACAAAATAAGTCGTTACTATTTCACGAAAGTTACCAATATGAACCGAACCAGATGGACTAATTCCAGATGCGCAAACAAAAGTTTCTTTGTTGGGATGTTTTCTAATTAATTTATGTGCCACTTCATACGCCCAATGCATATACTCACCTCAATTGTATTTTTGTTTTCACATTTTCAGTTTTATACAATAAAAAAACTCCCACCCCCAAGATTATTAATCTTGAGGACGAGAGTTATTAGCTTCGCGGTACCACCTCAGTTTGTTAATACGTCACCATATTAACCTTTTCAGGTACGGCAAAATATGCTTATACCCTATCTCTATAACGGGAGAACCCGTCGCACCATCCCTAAACAAATTAGTTCCTTGCGCAGCTCCAAGTCTTTTTTCGTTAAGATGTTTAACCGCTCTTTCTCAGCTACCAGAGCTCTCTGTATGTATTCATTCTTAACTACTCTTCTCTTCAATGCTATTTTGAATATTAGTTTTTACATATGATAATTTATAACGAATACATTGTCAAATTTTTCTGAACGAAAACAAATAGCATATAACTATCTAAAAAAATGTTTTATCGCTTCCAGTTGAATTTTATGACTACATTCATCACAACAATATTTCCCCTCCGGATTTCTCTTGAATTCCCTATATTTTCCGCTTCCTTCGTATACGCGAAATACATTTTTACATGAAAAACAGACAATTTCATAAAACATCATATGCATTTCCCTCCCCATGGCTATACGCTATTTTCGAATTACGTGATAAGGCCCTCTTTTCTTACACTGGAAATCTTAATTTTATTTCAGTGAAAGGTTTACCTCTCTTCTTATCGAACTTTATATATAGCTTTAATGAATAGAGGTGAAACATATTGCTCAGAAATATAGAATTAGTCGTTGATGCTAAGGCGAATTTAGGGGAAGGTCCTTGCTGGGATGAGAAGAAACAATTATTATACTGGGTTGATATTATCGAGAAAAAATTATGTCTTTATAATCCTGTTAAAAAAACAAACCGAGCGATCACTCTCGACCAACAAATCGGTTGTGTTGTTCCATATACGAACGATGAAGTTTTAGTAGCAATGGAACAAGGCTTTTATTCTCTTAATCTTGACACAAAAATACTTACACATATTTATGACCCTGAACCAGATTTATTAGAAAATCGCTTTAACGATGGAAAATGCGATCCAGCTGGCCGCTTTTGGGCGGGCACTACAGACTT
This genomic interval from Bacillus cereus contains the following:
- the lysS gene encoding lysine--tRNA ligase, which encodes MHWAYEVAHKLIRKHPNKETFVCASGISPSGSVHIGNFREIVTTYFVVRALQDLGKKTRFIFSWDDYDRFRKVPKNIDPSFAKYIGMPYCDIPDPYGCHNSYAEHFEKEFEKSLQAFGIEVEFIYQHAEYRSGRYNENIIESLYKRKEIYDILMGFKTGIHREEDRENFYPVTLYCESCGKDATTITHFDEVLKTVQYKCVCRNQNELSVLNTNKMKLNWKIDWPMRWMIEDVIFEPGGRDHSSETGSYNVSKEIAREIFNREAPHYIAYDFIGIKGNHEKMSSSSGNSIIPSDLLKVYVPEVILFMFAKYKPDAAFHIGLDEDVIRNYTEYERLKDSYENKTLKNEDLFDAIKLSRLDSRFKEYPKFNQVAGTLPLLHFDSSILQGILEKTDRSYALPEMIAISNRVEYWIRNFQSKKLITVNQERNIEFYNTLDDRQKEWLVEVCKILRSNNDYSNLMEQLYSICHHENKKIMKENQKQLFTIIYRLVMNQSSGPRIPLLIHVVGARKFVTLLDF
- a CDS encoding DUF2197 domain-containing protein gives rise to the protein MHMMFYEIVCFSCKNVFRVYEGSGKYREFKRNPEGKYCCDECSHKIQLEAIKHFFR